CTTTGCCAATCATTTTCTCTACTTCAGAGCGGACCTTATTGAAATCAACGCCTAATTCATAAAGTACTTTTGCAGCAATACCACTACCCTCTTGAATTAACCCCAGTAAAATATGCTCTGTACCAACGTACGTGTAATTAAGTCGTTTCGCTTCCTCCTGGGCCAACATTAATACTTTTTGGGCCCTTTCTGTAAATCTTGCAAACATAGCCTTCACCTCAAATTACTTTTTTAGTTTTTCCATTCGCAAACGAATTATCCTCGCTCGCTCTGTATCCCGTTCCTGAGCTGTCATCTCTCTGGCAGCCATTTTTTGCAAAAAGGCCGGCCTGATTAGCATCATTAATTCGTTTATATCCCGCTGGGTAAGATTGTCCAGTATTCCCAGAGCTATGCCCAACCTGACATCAGAAAGCATGGTCAGGGCCTCTTCTGTTGTAATCATGCGAGAATAACTTAAAATTCCCAACGACCGGAATATTTTATCCTCCAACTGGCTTTTATTGTTTTTATAAAGGGCCGCCCGCGCCGACCGTTCCTGATTGATAATCTGTCTTGCTACGGTCAAGAGATTCCTGATTATTTCTTCTTCGGCCTGGCCTAAAGTAATCTGGTTGGAAATCTGAAACAAATGTCCCACTGCCTTGGTTCCTTCGCCGTAATAACCACGTACGGCCAGTCCCAACTGGGATATAGCTGTTATAATATTATTTATTTGGCCTGCTATTACCAGGGCAGGTAGATGCAACATCACAGAAGCCCTTAACCCGGTACCGACATTAGTAGGACAAGCCGTCAGATAACCCCGCTGCTCACAGAAAGCATAATCAAGGGTTTTCTCTAATAAATCATCAACCCGGTTAGCTTTCTGCCAGGCTTCCTCCAGTTGTAGGCCTGGCAAAAACAGTTGAATACGCAAATGGTCTTCTTCATTAATCATTATGCTCAAAAATTCATCTTCTGATAAGATTACAGCCCGGTTTTTTATATCTTCCAATAGTTGAGGGCTGATCAAATGCTTTTCCAACAAAATTTGCCTTTCTACCGGGCTCAGCTCTTCCAGCCTCACAAATTCCAGTGGGCCGAATTCCTGCCTTACCTCATCATTATCAACAGCCAACCGTACGGCATTTAAAATTTCATCGGCTGCTTGGTTAGACATTGTATGGGGGAATGCATATCCACTGATGTTGCGGGCCAATCTTATCCGGCTGCTGATAACTATATCAGATTCAGGTCCGTCACCTTTGGCCCAGTTGCTAACCGGCTGGCTAACAGTTTTTTCGATAGACATCATTTTTCCCCCTCATGCAGTTTTTTTTCCAACTCACGTATTTTATCTCTCAATTCTGCCGCTTTTTCGTATTCTTCGTGCTTAACAGCCTGCTGTAATTCCAACTTCAAAGAATCTATGCCCTTCCGGATCTTCAAGGTCCCGCCGGTTCTAAAGGGCACTTTTCCGGTATGTTTGTTGGTTCCGTGAATTCTTCTCAGCAAAGGGTCAATTTTCTCCTCAAAGGTATGATAACATTTATCACAGCCTAATTTTCCTATCTTCGCGAAATGGGCATCGGTAAATGCACAGCCAGGGCATTTAGCTCCGTAAGCTGACGAAACTTTAGGCTGGTCCAGTCCGCCGTACGCCGAATTAAACAAATCGGCAAAGATGTTATGCAAAACCATCTTGGGTTCCAGGTGAACAGCAAAGGCGTTTTCCTGCTGGGCGCAAACTTCGCATAAGCGGGTTTCCGTCTTATGTCCGTTAACTATTTTTGTGATCAACACCGTTGCTGCCCGCTGCTGGCATTTTTCACACAACATTTGTTTTTACCCCCCTTTTAACAGTGCCATTAGCATGGATTTAAGAATCTCCGCCCTGAACATATCTCCTTTCCGGCTTTTATCATGGCCGGTAACCCTTCTAATTACATTATCAATCATCGAAGCCTCCCGGAAAGTAATTAACTCATCATCAAATAAGCGTTCTACCAGGCCCAGGGCGCCTGCCAGGCTTATCTCATTACCTACAGTCTTATAAAGGATTTCCAGCAATTTATCTTTTTCCTTGGCGTTAAGTTTCAATATTTTTATATAACCTCCGCCACCCCGCCTGCTTTCTACTACATAACCGCGGTCAATAGTAAACCGGGTACTTAAAACGTAATTAATTTGGGAAGGGACACAGTCAAATTTTTCTGCCAGTTCGTTGCGTCTAATCAGTACCACTTCTGATTTTTGCAGCATCTGTTTTATATATTCTTCAATAAAGTCTACTAAACTTGGCAAAGGTATCCCCCCTTTTTGACTTTTCCTGACCTTGCATTTATTATAGCTTAAAACATCCCTTTTTATACAAATATAAAATTTGACCTAATTTGACCAAAATGGTAATTTATTGTTTATTTTCTTTGATTATCACCCAAATGGCAACAAATTTTAAACCTGTGGCCTTTTTCCAACATTGAAGGTTTGCATGCCCTGTAGCATCGTGGAAGAGAAATACTCCAGTAAAAGTTGAAATTAACAAGGCAAATATAAATTTCCTCTTCATTTGTAAATTTTTATATGATAAAATTTAAGGTGTTTTAGCAAGTCCTTCTTTTTGCAAAATTCAACTGTTAAATCACAGTCATGATTTATATTATAGAAAAGAGGCGACCTCATGATTAAAGATCTATTTAGAAGGGACATGGTTTTTATCCATGCTCCCAGTGTGTATGACTTCAGAAAAGATACCATCATGTTTGGCCCTATCAGCGATGTGGTCCCTTCTTCACCTACTTTTGAAATGTATCCAATCGGTATTACCAGTATCGCCGAAACCCTGGAACAGGAAGGGTTCAATGTGCAAATTATAAATATGGCTTACCGGATGTTAACTGATCGAAGCTATGACGTTGAAAAAGTAATTGCCAAGATGAACCCACGTTCTTTTGCATTTGACCTGCATTGGCTGCCACATTGCCATGGCAGCATTGAAATAGCTAAAATCTGTAAAAAGTACCATCCTGACATACCTATAATTTTTGGTGGGTTGTCTGCATCTTATTACCACGAAGAACTTATCAGATACCCCTGTGTTGATTTTGTTGTCAGGGGAGACAGTACAGAAGAACCTGTAAGACAGCTCATGTGGGCCATCAGGAACGGTTCATCTTTTGCATCTATCCCTAACCTGACCTGGAAAAAGCCCGATGGTTCCGTGGTTGTCAACCCACTTACTCATGTACCGGAAAATATAGATTATGTTTCCATTCCCTGTTATCATTATGTAGTGAGGTCTGTATTTAAATATGGCAGCCTAGCCAACACTGTTCCATATACAGACTGGTTAAAATACCCTATTACTGCCCTGCTCACCGCACGTGGCTGTACCCAGAACTGTTCCATCTGTGGAGGTTCCAGGTTTGCCTACAAAAATATATGCAACCGGGAGAAACCCGCATACAGGTCACCTCAATCTCTTGTAAACGACATAAAACAAATTCAAAAACTGGGCAGAGCCCCGATCTTTGTATTGCATGATTTACGGCAGGCTGGGCCTCAATATGTTGATGAGTTCTTCTCTTTACTTAAGCAAGAGAATATCAAAAACGAGTTGGTAATTGAATTATTCTACCCTGCCGGTGATGATTATTTTGCCAAAATCGCCGATGCCGTACCGAAGTTCAGTCTGGAAATGACTCTGGAAACCCATATTGAATCAATCAGGAAACTAAATGGAAAATTTGCCTGCAGTAACGAAGAAGTGGAAAATACAATTGCCTCAGCCTTTAAATTTGGGTGCCGCAAAATTGATATTTTCTTCATGAGCGGTATTCCAACCCAGACTTATCAGGATGTTATCGGTTCCATCGATTACTGCCGGCATTTGCTGGAGAAATTCAACGGAGATAAGAGACTGGCTCTGTTTATAGCCCCTTTGGCACCGTTTCTAGACCCCGGCTGTCTGGCTTTCGAACAGCCGGAAAAATACGGCTACAAAAAGTTCTGTCATACTTTGGAGGACCACAGACAAGCCCTCCTGCAGCCGAGTTGGAAACATATCCTCAGCTTTGAAACCGAGACCATGACGAGGGACGATATTGTGCGGTCGACTTATGAAGCTGCCCTCAAGCTGAACCGGCTAAAATATGAATTCAATTTGATTGACAGAGAGTTATTTGAACAAATAGACTTCCGGATCAGGGCCGCACAACAGGTTATGGATGAAATAGACGAAATAATTACCATAGAAAACAGTAAAGAAAAAGAAGAAAGGCTTGCTGAACTGAAACAAAAGGTTGAGCAGTTGAACCGCCACACTATCTGCGGTAAAGATGAGTTAAAGTGGCCGATTTCGGAACGATACGGAAGTATTTTCTCTCTGACCGGAGTGTTTATGAAACTGTTTGTCACCGAAATGCGATTACT
This DNA window, taken from Thermincola ferriacetica, encodes the following:
- a CDS encoding protein arginine kinase gives rise to the protein MSIEKTVSQPVSNWAKGDGPESDIVISSRIRLARNISGYAFPHTMSNQAADEILNAVRLAVDNDEVRQEFGPLEFVRLEELSPVERQILLEKHLISPQLLEDIKNRAVILSEDEFLSIMINEEDHLRIQLFLPGLQLEEAWQKANRVDDLLEKTLDYAFCEQRGYLTACPTNVGTGLRASVMLHLPALVIAGQINNIITAISQLGLAVRGYYGEGTKAVGHLFQISNQITLGQAEEEIIRNLLTVARQIINQERSARAALYKNNKSQLEDKIFRSLGILSYSRMITTEEALTMLSDVRLGIALGILDNLTQRDINELMMLIRPAFLQKMAAREMTAQERDTERARIIRLRMEKLKK
- a CDS encoding UvrB/UvrC motif-containing protein codes for the protein MLCEKCQQRAATVLITKIVNGHKTETRLCEVCAQQENAFAVHLEPKMVLHNIFADLFNSAYGGLDQPKVSSAYGAKCPGCAFTDAHFAKIGKLGCDKCYHTFEEKIDPLLRRIHGTNKHTGKVPFRTGGTLKIRKGIDSLKLELQQAVKHEEYEKAAELRDKIRELEKKLHEGEK
- a CDS encoding CtsR family transcriptional regulator — translated: MPSLVDFIEEYIKQMLQKSEVVLIRRNELAEKFDCVPSQINYVLSTRFTIDRGYVVESRRGGGGYIKILKLNAKEKDKLLEILYKTVGNEISLAGALGLVERLFDDELITFREASMIDNVIRRVTGHDKSRKGDMFRAEILKSMLMALLKGG
- a CDS encoding TIGR04190 family B12-binding domain/radical SAM domain protein; this translates as MIKDLFRRDMVFIHAPSVYDFRKDTIMFGPISDVVPSSPTFEMYPIGITSIAETLEQEGFNVQIINMAYRMLTDRSYDVEKVIAKMNPRSFAFDLHWLPHCHGSIEIAKICKKYHPDIPIIFGGLSASYYHEELIRYPCVDFVVRGDSTEEPVRQLMWAIRNGSSFASIPNLTWKKPDGSVVVNPLTHVPENIDYVSIPCYHYVVRSVFKYGSLANTVPYTDWLKYPITALLTARGCTQNCSICGGSRFAYKNICNREKPAYRSPQSLVNDIKQIQKLGRAPIFVLHDLRQAGPQYVDEFFSLLKQENIKNELVIELFYPAGDDYFAKIADAVPKFSLEMTLETHIESIRKLNGKFACSNEEVENTIASAFKFGCRKIDIFFMSGIPTQTYQDVIGSIDYCRHLLEKFNGDKRLALFIAPLAPFLDPGCLAFEQPEKYGYKKFCHTLEDHRQALLQPSWKHILSFETETMTRDDIVRSTYEAALKLNRLKYEFNLIDRELFEQIDFRIRAAQQVMDEIDEIITIENSKEKEERLAELKQKVEQLNRHTICGKDELKWPISERYGSIFSLTGVFMKLFVTEMRLLWKRFKINLAERPTKQNYNV